A segment of the Spodoptera frugiperda isolate SF20-4 chromosome 29, AGI-APGP_CSIRO_Sfru_2.0, whole genome shotgun sequence genome:
GCGGTTGCATTGCTGGATTATGAGTCTCcggcctcctctacataaaagaGATTGCCTTAGGTATAGTCACGCTTAGCAGGTAGGATGGAGATTGCAGATGAAAAGGTTTAGGCTGATCAAAGAGAGACGTTGTCCGGTTTTATCAAATGCGTGCGTAAGGTCTCTAAGTCACCCCTAAAGAACTCCCTCGAGAAAGAAAGGGTGGTAACAAAATGTAGTCAACACACTGCAGTGGGGTCTAAAAATTCTAACGCTAAATACAATTCAAGGCACACATAATATACTAAATTCTATCATAATAATCGATCACTGAAAATTGCAACATCGTATGCAAATATAATTTGCAAGCTTGACCTCAATTGTAGTTATACAATCTCCACAGAGGTCGATACTATTTGACAAATAAATTTTCTCTTAAATGCATCGTGCGTAAACTAAATGATAAATAACATGCAATGTTATGGGTTAACAAAAGAATTCGGCCCACTAGTCACGAATTTATCTAACCGATACATTATTCATGTGACAAGGATTTTTTATCCGTAAACTTGAGTGCAGCATATTATATTCTCGCTTGTCTTAAAAAAGAAGTACGGCAAATACTAGGCGATGTGTTTCAAAAAAAATCCTCATCATTTCATTAGTAATCGTATTATCATCAATAGTCCGAGACATTCCTTTGTTACATTGTAGGCCTtctctacaaaataaaaaaatgcaataattcCCACGCATGTCAACCGGGTTGgtgatcgcagtttaaaaatgtttaggtttatcagagagcaatGCAGCCCGGTATTTAACAAATGTCTAAAGCCTTAATGGGCAGTTACAAGTTCCGTGAGACGAGTAGCAGACAGTATGGGCGCCAAGTTAGTGACAAATGTGTTTTCTACTGCGCGgtcatcaatattttaaaattcgaGCAAAAAAATTGCAACCAAAAATGGGGTTTCTGCCGCTACAGCTGTCCCGTTTATGAAGTACGAGGTTATCAATGTACGAAGATTGTTTCTATTTTAAGGTACTACACCAACGGCTGGAAAGGGTAATTTAGTTGACAATTTTGCTtgcataatgtatttttttattatattgatattattctCCTTTCCATCCTTTCACATCTAAGCAATGTTTTTGTCAGCAATAggcacttttaatttttatatcactTTACAATTCTTGTTAATCTACCTGATGCAGgtatctaatatatttttctataaccCAATGACCTAATATCGCAAGCAAATTTTTTACAAGCACGCCTGTCACTTGTATTACATGCCatacacttttaattttaatttgcaatACGATATTGCTGTACCAATATACATTCCTTGCACAGACAAGTATTATCAGTTTCAATGTATGAAAAAACTGGTCTAATCCtaggatatttaaataaacagtttgATTGACAGTCGCATAAATCTAGGTATGCATAACTAAATCGCAAGTGGattactaaatatataaaaaaacttccACGGCTGACACGGGTTTGTCTATAATGGGTTCCGTTTATCAGGAATAGCTTTGGATgataatttttttctatacatgGCATGGTTTTTAAGCCCGATCATTTTATTGTGCCTTAATTTGATAGGTTGagtaaaatgattaattttataccaATTACTTAATTACAAAGAGAGACTGACGCCGAATTATTATTGGGTTGGCGCAGCGGCTGGGTAACCGAAATGTCGCGAAATTcgattctttgtgtgatccaaaaacgTTTGTGTTGTTCCGCTTTGAGTGTGATGGGTATCTGAATTCATATGtctgtatgtgaatttgtatgtttgtaaatgcacccgtGATGAGAGAAAATCTCAGTATGGCGCCACGTTGAAAAACGTTTTTTATATTCCTTACGTTACGCAAAGACCCCTAAAAATTAGCATTCGCACAAAGTTAATGTGTTACTTGTTTAGCATAATTCGACATTCTTGTTGTACAAAAAATTTATGATTGTCACAACCGAAAAGGATACTCCCGCGTCGCAGATAGAATAATGAGTAGCAACTCGTATTTGgagtttaaaatttattgacGACTTTTCCATTTATAATTCGGCAATTTGTAATCTCATTGCGTTTGATTTTATGGCCTCTAACGACCGATGTATGTTTGGGTTAAATGACCAATTGTCAGGGCGTTGAAATGAGAAAATAATTGggtatatatttattgtaatcacTTTTCATAGGAAGTTCATGGAAAAAGTTTAtatgtgaatttattttgtatagcatAAAGGAAAGATAATTTTCTCGTctttgggtgcgtttacacacTATACAGATACAAATTCCCATACACATCGCACCCAGAACAACAacctgtggatcacacaaagagttgtatATGGTTCCGTGTGGGATCCGCGACATGTTGCGCTTTGCACAGGAGACGGTCGCTCATCCcctgcaccaaccatgcagtacCTAAGATTGATGTCATCGCGAAAACAGAAAACAACAGTCAAAACAAACGTTATTGTTACCGTAGTAAAATAATTGGATCATTTATTATGAATGAATGACCgatgattaaatattattgattttttgtttatataatcaaaggtttatttgatattgtttatACCGCCGCGTCGCGGGTAACAATGTTGTGTTACCATAACATCGAACGAGATAATCCGTTGATTAATATATCatctcaaaatattttcataacaagCCGGCTGTATGGAAATTTTACGGTGCGAAGTTCGAACAATTGCTCTGGGTTCttgaactttaaataaacaaatggtttattttcaaaatcgtcatcatcatcaatggCCCGTGCTCTCACTGGTGAGAACAGTGTGGAAGAATCCACTGATGGTTTACTTCCTCCTACTCCAGGCCTCCACTACAAAAGAGGGAGTTTAATCTTTGACACTAAGCACGTGGGTTGgatacctacttatatattttAGCTAATTTAAATGTTGTTCTAAGAACAAAAGGTGACTCTTTTTATTCTTCACAGAGCATTTTTCATgtgttattgtataatatattgatttttttttggcaagtgtttatgaatatttttgattgaCTTCTAAGGCTTACTGTCCACCATGCGCATGCGCACGCAGTTTAGTCAATTGACGAATGTAAGGGGAATGCTTGTATTTTACGTAGAAATGAACAAAATTGTGTCCACGGAGCGTCATTATCCAAACCCGAAGGTTGAAAGATGTCCAATAAATCCTAGAATTTCATTTGATAATGATAGACCTACCTGATTATTGTGACAAGAAGTAATTAATGATTTGTTTCTCTTCCAGTTTCTCTAGTCCTTGGTTGGGGTTACAGAGCCTCCGACCAGAGGCGCTGGGCCGTCCTCCACCCGGCCTGTGGAGGTCGGCAACAGTCTCCCATCGCTATAGCTGCTCGTCAAGCTATCCCCATCTCCATACCTGCCATGGAATTGATCGGCTACCAAAACCCATTGCCTGGTCCTCTTACGATCACCAACAATGGACATTCAGGTGAGGATACAGGACAAGGAACTTAGCTCAGTTGATGTAAGACCAATTTTTGTATAGCAAATTAATGCTCAAAATCTTTCTATACCTCAAAAGCGTTTATGAAACGTAGCAAGTGGTCGCAACATGGACCTTTAGGTCCGAAGTACCTAAAAATGCCTATTAGTGTTGTCTTATTGTATCTCTTTAATGACCTGAAAGAAAGTACCGATTCCAAAGCCTTGATATACAAAATCTAATTCCTCATAAATTTTCAGTTGCCCTCACCATTCCCAAATACAGTTCTGAAGAAGAAAAGAAAGGATTCCGTCTTCCATTCATCTTCGGAGGCCCCTTGGACAATGAGTACGAGATTGAAGGCCTACACTTCCACTGGGGAGACAAGAACAACCGAGGTTCTGAACATACTCTTAACGATATGCGGTTGCCTTTGGAAATGCATATCATCCACAGGAATAAGAAGTATAGGAACCTCGCTGAAGCCCTGCAGCACCCTGATGGTCTTTGCGTGCTTGCGTTCTTCTACCaagtatgtacctaatattttgttcataattttgtAGAAGCGTTTCCGCGGTAAATTGTGCCACTTCGAACTTATGTAGTGATGAGGGCACAGCAAATTCAACCGGACTTATGAGTCATCATGCGTAAATTCTACTTTTATCACTTTCTGGGGAAGTCTGCTTTAGCCACCATGCACCATTATGTATCAAGTATCTAGGATAATCTACATTACTTTCTTCTATTCCAGGTTGTAGAATTCGACGCCAAGCTCCTGACTCCCATCGTCAAGAATCTGTCAGCCATCGAGAATTACAATACCTCCATGCAACTGCCACATACCTTCTCCCTGTCCTCCATCCTCTCTGGATTGGATACTGAGCGTTTCTACACCTACAAGGGATCCCTCACCACGCCTCCTTGCGCCGAAGCTGTCACATGGGTCGTCTTCTCAGACTACCTCCCAATCTCCGTATTCCAGGTACATTTCTCATAAAAGGTTATTTTGTAAGGAATAGAGTTGATTTTCCTAGGTAAAGTAATccagataattataaaataattaacagagTTACAAAATGGCCATTTTGTAATCTTGTTCCTTTCCACTAATTTTGGATATTGATAGAGTTGTAATAGTCTTTTAGATACAGATGGATGACCTAACAGCTTCTATCCTCCACAGATGGACAACTTCCGCGGTCTCCTGTCTAACCTGAACCTGCCTCTCGTGGACAACTTCAGACAGTTGCAACCGCTATTTGGGCGGCGTATATTTGTTCGTATAACATCGAAGAATCCAAAGTTCAAGAAGACTAAGCTCCACTACTCCAAATGGGACTGGGTCGGCCACAAGAAGGCCGAGAATGACGTTGCCGAGTTCGACGAATAAGTTACCAAAGATTAACGACCTGTCTCAACTTTAACTAATAACCAATCACCCAAACTTTCATTACGGGTATATAGCTCATTTTTTGATACCAAATAAGCAACCTATTTgttaccattttgttttttttataactatatgGTTGTGTGCactgtattatattgtatatttgtgtGAATAGAGTATTATAGTGTAAGCTTGTTAAtaatctttgaaaataaaaatataaaactatgtttttagttttattataacaaaatagacatacatacatacataaataaatagggggccaataataacaatataagtaATATGGAATAAATTTCAGTGACTAATTTGAGAAGTTATCAGCTCCAAACAttgactgtaaaataaaaatgaatgcaTTAATATTTCACTCTTTGAAAAACGTTTTACTtggaaaatatttgataaataaaatactcactCAGATCAGAAACACACAACACacgaaaaaaatcgaaaatgtaAAATGTGACCATTAATTAGTAAAACAACAGTTTATACATCATAGACAATGATGATGATCCAGGATATTTTTTTAGGCAAAGATTCCTTTTCACAAACAACGCAGCTAAACTATGTTCCTAAAGCTGGAATACACGCATAACGCCAAGGGCCACAAAAATACAAACTCTGCATCTTCGGAACATGCTCATGTTACAATTTTGATGGTGATGTCATTATATGCTGCTcaaataacatacaaataaatggTTTATCGTCAAGATCATTTCAAGTTtaggataataataataagatagaGGTACTGTTTACTAACATAGTGTTATAAGTTGTTGTGGTACTAACtaatttttaatcttaattttttaattttttaatttgtatgttttatggatttttctgaaataaaaagcttattattattattattattaagatcATTTCAAGTTTGGGGTCAACGATTTGAGCTGGGCAGAGGACTGTAAAAGGTTTTTGATTTGCGCAAGGACCTGTTGTTGCGAAATGTGTTGCAGGTTTCTGCATCACATGCTCCACtccacaatttattattataggtcTGACGTGATTAGATTAGCAACTgccaaaattttaatttaatttctaaagAAAATGAAGTTAAATGAAAATACCTGGAAGCTCAATAttgtcaattaaaaaaatcttatccCATTTGGTACCATGCCATCTCAAACCTTGGCCAAAAATATGATGCATTCAAAACCATTCATTTCTTGTTATTAAGCAGCAAAAACACTCAAAACTAAACCAAAAactcaaaaagtaaataaaacaacaaactggTATTTTATATTCTATAATACAACTTCAACAAATCTATACATGATTGATTAATACTCTGTAATTTAGGCTGGAACCACACTAAAGtcgcattaaataaaataaattataaaatatttagtgccgacgacaattaaattaaaattaaatagatatataATTCATATTTTGACACGAAACATTTTGATAATGGCGCGAACCACTTTACTGAACTTCCAaccttacataattatttgaataattttatcaatatcacATTAAATAACGGGATCATTCGCTGtaacagttaaaataaatgtttctggGAAGTGGAATGTTATAGTTAACtgctttagttttaaataaaaaaattgcacaCTGAAAACTGTAGACATGCATTCACTGACTAACTGACAAAATAGATGacaacagataaaataaaatagatattttttcgCGCCATTTcagtatctatttttttttaattaacaagttGGAGGTTTTGGCGCCTGGTCATCTTGTTATGTCATAGTTGTCAAGCGAATGCACGTCATTATAATGGATGGATGGTCACACTTATTGTTAGTCTGTAATGTTGGTACACAGCTGGCGTATATACAGGGGTCGCCTGATGCGCAGACAACAATATCATgcaataaattagttttagcGTACCAAGTCGTCTGGGTTGAACATGCCCTGaaatagagaaataaataattagtatcTTAGttaagatatatttattactaacg
Coding sequences within it:
- the LOC118268251 gene encoding carbonic anhydrase 7, which codes for MRSAVLTSIFAILAVNVSLVLGWGYRASDQRRWAVLHPACGGRQQSPIAIAARQAIPISIPAMELIGYQNPLPGPLTITNNGHSVALTIPKYSSEEEKKGFRLPFIFGGPLDNEYEIEGLHFHWGDKNNRGSEHTLNDMRLPLEMHIIHRNKKYRNLAEALQHPDGLCVLAFFYQVVEFDAKLLTPIVKNLSAIENYNTSMQLPHTFSLSSILSGLDTERFYTYKGSLTTPPCAEAVTWVVFSDYLPISVFQMDNFRGLLSNLNLPLVDNFRQLQPLFGRRIFVRITSKNPKFKKTKLHYSKWDWVGHKKAENDVAEFDE